The Megachile rotundata isolate GNS110a chromosome 11, iyMegRotu1, whole genome shotgun sequence genome includes a region encoding these proteins:
- the Nup98-96 gene encoding nuclear pore complex protein Nup98-96 isoform X2, which yields MFGQSGNTSFTGFNAATQSSPFGQSAFGKPITTTSFGTGTAPVFGSNNASLFSSKPAGSTTGGLFGNTTTPPAFTQPSFGGFGTTNTNTNLFGSQQTASTNLFGTNTATSAFGQSNKPGFNFGGNSGTNLFGQPQQSTQQTTPFGQTNTAGNTNLFGTTPGFGSTNTTTTAMTGTVVKFTPVITTDSMSKNGISHTISARHCCIASMKEYESKCYEELRFEDYSVGRKGPSTGIFGTPAQPSPFGTAGAGTSTATTGFGGMSSGFGTTTQSGSSGLFGKPMTNFGTPATTTTNNFAFNSTPNTNLFGSNTQNKPFGTAAPTPLFATSNTNQTAGAGFGGINTAQNTSFGSTFGSTQPNQSIGLFNQNKSAFNVPATSSSTGFTAFGPPASNTGTSLFGTKPAGTTGFGTTPTFGSTTTSTFGNATGFTGGQNPGSSLFNTPFKPAGQTTGFSFGTTTAPTTGLGTNTGLPLGGGNTLFGQQKPGGLFGNTGSNTTFNSSTSFGSSTFGTGLNVGSGIGMGLVGTGTANNQVKSSGTVPVHQQILALVSAPFGDSPLLKNLLPASGKTEELLKPANTPSKIINGAQYKVTADNKSPKIKAKVVTPAQLSKKSMFEGLEDEDPLSEAFQPRPNAKRLVLRPKSISNSIVSSSTENSPTGKSVQAGRAEEKDTLSNSYIQNTTVESVDKENHNQDNNRHLANDRRSSTSWLKTSITRNSTTKNSDDDIYEGERSPFSGPNVSSEGVINNTITELRPYANANHGDHSCAEINTSADTSLKNTSANDKNCTDNISQITDSSHELDDSSFSINQTPNWKMNAANVILKRVGYYTIPPLDKLDDYVRGETCIVPHFTVGRTGYGNVYFPDSFDIYGLNLDEIVHFRHKEVIIYPDDEKKPPVGQGLNRKAQVTLDRVWPHDKSLHKPITDPRRLSAMDYEEKLRRVSAKHDTRFLEYRPETGSWVFKVDHFSKYGLSDSDEDDSNGPPINDPKRLKLSNAAQKTANKLEQSKVPNQNKDAAVNNKDGVEFFMIDGVLFDRKATKLYRNRSHRTDRKQVEEQLPVSPTGDNARILGTDSHKLQLMKASFFDSSDEEINEVYDQDSHRALFPPGYKGTVRSFNDSLQKLDETEKYELTYSPTPRLNLTVQRTQSMIYDDEPIISKTGSKLKDITPTKTSMIYRKSFPDPLITPVTSILKLRSEVIPFSKSIIHMLEARCIAGTEIQFGRKFKPSWGRGLTLLTLSTQEQAVKVLLHSPFKEIGSYVGGRALEDTSSAAIVQRIQILGGSGTDEEQEILTTALSSFKKSIEGHLKLQLAQRLINHEADCPLFVVDTNVNKASIALHEHCSLAEEFADQDRKDCFAAYVVNVWKLCVALWGILPELSTENTGDHAVVVARREAIGEWLKNFIRRSLEQQKDTNITNDERILLLLSSFELEEACEAARKTGDHCLALLMAQLRSGMPVKALIKHQIALWQDADVDENISVDRLKLYALIAGEPLVSSKHGHINVCEGLDWKRALAAHLWYFSSPVASIRDALEQYEEAFDPIKNEYPYAAAPTPEYKGDHYEIETTNNKPIYDLCFHLLKLFCTGNHALGELLNPATHTADPLDYRLSWLVQQVLLALGYSYLSEHVATLTHINFATQLEAYGLWHWAIFVMLHIKDAGKRKTAVMSLLQRHIEIDDIDDYVEQEKFLKEELGIPSIWIHRAKAMKSCSAKRYGKAAFYFIKAEQWDTAHEIIIEHLAADAIINENYEYLCHLLRPLTPLKHSSTISKWSCQGELLWEYMEITMDIESLLRGVDPRGINCKLESVKQRLKQLSYNINHFPCPTAKHRLCQAEIAKRTLHLARSLLQSNGCKSTSILQLVSHLPLPEDYAQQELRPIVNLRVYENI from the exons ATGTTTGGACAATCAGGGAATACGTCATTCA CTGGTTTCAACGCAGCAACGCAGTCCAGTCCATTTGGACAATCCGCGTTTGGTAAACCAATTACTACAACAAGCTTCGGCACTGGCACAGCACCAGTCTTTGGCAGCAACAATGCCTCTTTGTTTAGCTCAAAACCTGCAGGCTCTACCACTGGTGGCTTGTTTGGTAATACTACAACACCGCCTGCATTCACTCAACCATCTTTTGGAG GGTTTGGTACAACTAACACTAACACCAATTTATTTGGTAGCCAGCAGACTGCAAGCACAAATCTTTTTGGTACAAATACTGCAACTTCTGCTTTTGGACAATCAAATAAGCCAGGATTTAATTTTGGTGGAAACTCTGGGACAAATTTATTTGGACAGCCCCAACAGTCGACTCAACAAACTACACCTTTTGGACAAACTAACACTGCTGGAAACACAAATTTATTTGGAACAACACCTG GTTTTGGTAGTACAAATACCACCACCACTGCTATGACTGGTACTGTAGTTAAATTCACTCCTGTCATTACTACTGACTCCATGTCGAAAAATGGTATATCTCACACAATATCGGCGAGACATTGCTGTATCGCATCGATGAAAGAATACGAATCAAAGTGTTACGAGGAGTTACGTTTCGAAGATTATTCCGTTGGACGAAAAG GGCCCAGTACAGGAATTTTTGGTACTCCCGCACAACCTTCACCTTTTGGTACTGCAGGGGCAGGTACTAGTACAGCAACGACGG GTTTTGGTGGAATGAGCAGTGGCTTTGGAACGACTACTCAATCTGGATCAAGTGGACTTTTCGGGAAGCCTATGACAAACTTTGGAACACCTGCTACTACAACTACGAATAACTTTGCTTTCAATTCTACTCCAAACACAAATTTATTTGGTAGTAACACTCAGAACAAACCATTCGGTA CAGCAGCGCCAACCCCACTTTTTGCAACCAGCAATACTAACCAAACTGCTGGTGCAGGTTTTGGTGGCATTAATACGGCACAGAACACCAGTTTTGGATCCACTTTTGGCTCGACTCAACCAAACCAG AGTATTGGTTTGTTTAATCAAAACAAATCGGCTTTCAACGTACCAGCTACATCGTCCAGCACAGGATTCACCGCCTTCGGTCCACCCGCCAGTAATACGGGTACCTCCTTGTTCGGTACTAAGCCCGCTGGAACAACAGGGTTTGGAACGACACCTACTTTCGGTTCGACTACGACGTCCACTTTCGGGAATGCGACAGGTTTCACTGGTGGTCAAAATCCTGGTTCTTCGTTATTTAACACACCTTTTAAACCTGCAGGACAAACAACTGGGTTCTCTTTTGGTACTACTACTGCACCCACCACTGGACTtg gCACAAATACAGGATTGCCATTAGGTGGTGGTAATACATTGTTTGGACAACAAAAGCCAGGAGGTTTATTCGGAAATACTGGAAGCAATACAACCTTTAATTCGTCGACATCTTTTGGATCTTCGACGTTCGGAACTGGCTTGAACGTTGGAAGTGGCATTGGAATGGGTTTAGTCGGCACCGG aaccgcaaataatcaagTAAAGAGTTCTGGAACTGTACCTGTGCATCAACAAATTTTAGCTTTAGTATCAGCACCATTCGGCGATTCGCCGTTACTAAAGAACCTTCTACCG GCTTCTGGCAAAACGGAAGAATTATTAAAGCCCGCAAATACACCTTCTAAAATAATAAACGGTGCGCAATACAAAGTCACAGCAGATaataaatctccaaaaatcAAAGCTAAAGTGGTTACACCTGCCCAGTTATCAAAG AAGTCAATGTTCGAAGGCCTCGAGGATGAAGATCCGCTCTCCGAAGCGTTCCAGCCCCGTCCGAACGCGAAGCGCTTAGTGTTACGTCCAAAATCGATATCAAATTCCATAGTTTCGTCGTCAACGGAAAACTCACCGACTGGGAAAAGTGTGCAGGCTGGCAGAGCCGAGGAAAAGGACACTTTGTCGAACTCGTACATACAGAACACAACTGTCGAAAGCGTAGATAAAGAAAATCATAATCAGGATAATAACCGGCACTTAGCGAACGATCGGAGGTCCTCTACGTCTTGGTTGAAGACGAGTATTACGCGTAACTCGACGACAAAGAATTCGGACGATGACATATACGAGGGTGAACGCTCACCGTTCTCCGGTCCGAACGTGTCGTCCGAGGGAGTGATAAATAATACCATTACCGAACTGCGACCTTACGCTAACGCTAACCACGGAGATCACTCGTGTGCAGAGATCAACACTTCGGCTGACACTTCTCTGAAGAATACAAGTGCCAACGATAAGAATTGTACGGACAATATATCTCAGATCACCGACTCGAGTCACGAATTGGATGACAGTTCTTTCTCGATCAACCAAACGCCCAACTGGAAAATGAACGCAGCGAACGTAATACTGAAACGCGTGGGCTACTACACCATTCCACCGCTTGACAAATTGGACGATTACGTTCGCGGAGAAACGTGCATTGTACCACATTTCACGGTTGGCCGTACGGGTTATGGAAACGTGTATTTCCCCGACTCGTTTGATATATACGGTCTTAATTTAGACGAGATCGTACATTTTCGACATAAAGAAGTTATCATTTATCCGGACGACGAGAAAAAGCCACCGGTCGGCCAGGGATTGAATCGAAAGGCACAAGTCACTCTGGACCGAGTTTGGCCGCACGATAAATCGCTGCACAAACCGATTACCGATCCTCGTCGATTGAGCGCAATGGATTACGAAGAAAAGCTACGGAGAGTGTCCGCGAAACACGACACTAGATTCCTCGAGTATCGACCTGAAACTGGCTCATGGGTTTTTAag GTGGATCATTTCTCAAAGTATGGTTTAAGCGATTCGGACGAAGACGACAGCAACGGCCCCCCCATAAATGATCCAAAGAGATTGAAGCTATCTAATGCTGCACAAAAAACTGCAAATAAGTTAGAACAATCAAAAGTCCCT AATCAAAACAAGGACGCTGCAGTTAATAACAAAGATGGCGTAGAGTTCTTTATGATCGACGGTGTTCTTTTTGATCGAAAAGCCACCAAACTTTATCGAAATCGATCTCATCGAACAG ATCGCAAACAAGTTGAGGAACAACTACCGGTTAGTCCGACCGGAGATAATGCTCGTATTTTGGGCACTGACAGTCATAAGCTTCAACTGATGAAGGCCAGTTTCTTTGACAGTAGCGACGAAGAAATTAACGAAGTTTATGATCAAG ATTCACATCGTGCCTTATTTCCTCCTGGTTACAAAGGTACTGTGAGAAGTTTCAATGACAGTCTGCAAAAACTAGACGAAACTGAAAAATATGAATTGACTTATAGTCCAACACCTCGATTGAATTTGACAGTGCAGCGCACGCAATCTATGATTTACGACGATGAACCGATAATTTCGAAGACAG GTAGCAAGTTGAAGGACATTACACCCACGAAAACTTCAATGATCTACAGAAAAAGTTTCCCCGATCCACTGATAACTCCGGTAacctcaattttgaaattacgtTCAGAAGTGATCCCATTTTCCAAGTCTATTATACATATGCTCGAAGCTCGATGTATTGCTGGAACTG AGATACAGTTTGGAAGAAAGTTTAAACCAAGTTGGGGACGTGGCTTGACGTTGCTCACACTAAGTACGCAAGAGCAGGCAGTCAAAGTGTTGTTACACAGTCCGTTCAAGGAAATTGGATCTTACGTTGGAGGTCGTGCATTGGAAGATACATCGTCTGCTGCGATAGTTCAACGCATACAGATTTTAGGTGGTAGTGGAACAGACGAAGAGCAGGAGATATTAACAACTGCACTTTCTTCATTCAAGAAAAGTATAGAAGGCCATCTGAAACTGCAGTTGGCGCAACGTCTGATAAATCACGAAGCAGATTGTCCCTTGTTCGTTGTGGACACAAATGTGAACAAAGCGAGTATCGCTTTGCATGAACATTGTAGCTTAGCGGAAGAATTCGCTGATCAAGATCGCAAAGATTGTTTCGCTGCATACGTTGTTAACGTTTGGAAGCTTTGTGTCGCTCTTTGGGGTATTCTACCCGAGTTAAGCACAG AAAACACAGGAGATCACGCTGTCGTGGTAGCACGTAGAGAAGCTATCGGGGAatggttaaaaaattttatacgtAGGTCATTGGAACAGCAGAAAGATACCAACATCACTAACGACGAAAGGATTTTGCTTTTGTTATCCT CTTTCGAATTGGAGGAAGCATGCGAAGCTGCGCGAAAAACAGGCGATCACTGTTTAGCTCTATTAATGGCTCAACTGCGCAGCGGAATGCCCgtaaaagctttaataaagcaCCAAATTGCTTTATGGCAAGATGCGGATGTTGACGAAAATATATCCGTGGACCGATTGAAACTTTACGCACTGATCGCTGGAGAACCACTCGTGTCCAGTAAACATGGTCATATTAACGTTTGCGAGGGTCTCGATTGGAAAAGGGCACTAGCTGCGCATTTATG GTATTTCTCGTCTCCGGTAGCTTCGATAAGAGACGCTCTAGAGCAGTATGAGGAGGCCTTCGACCCAATCAAGAACGAATACCCTTATGCAGCAGCACCTACACCCGAATATAAAGGTGACCATTACGAAATAGAAACAACTAACAACAAACCAATATACGATCTTTGTTTCCatctgttaaaattattttgcaccGGTAATCATGCATTGGGAGAGCTTTTGAATCCGGCTACACATACCGCTGATCCACTGGATTATAGGCTCag CTGGTTGGTGCAGCAGGTGCTGTTAGCTTTAGGTTACTCATATCTGTCGGAACACGTAGCGACTTTGACGCACATCAATTTCGCGACACAATTGGAGGCATATGGTCTCTGGCATTGGGCCATATTCGTGATGTTACACATAAAAGATGCTGGTAAAAGGAAGACTGCAGTAATGAGTTTATTGCAGCGTCATATCGAAATAGATGATATCGATGATTATGTGGAACAAGAAAAGTTTCTAAAGGAAGAGCTGGGTATACCCTCAATATGGATTCACCGAGCCAAAGCTATGAAGAGTTGCTCGGCCAAGAG ATACGGAAAAGCGGCATTTTACTTTATCAAAGCAGAGCAATGGGACACAGCTCATGAAATCATCATCGAGCACCTGGCAGCAGACGCTATAATAAACG aaaattatgaatatttgtGTCACTTGTTACGTCCGTTGACACCTTTGAAACATAGCAGCACTATAAGCAAATGGTCTTGTCAAGGAGAACTACTTTGGGAATACATGGAAATAACGATGGACATTGAATCCCTGTTACGAGGCGTTGATCCTCGCGGAATTAATTGTAAATTAGAATCAGTGAAACAGCGATTGAAGCAACTTTCTTATAACATTAATCACTTCCCGTGCCCAACGGCTAAACACAG ACTCTGTCAAGCGGAAATAGCAAAGAGGACATTACACTTGGCTAGAAGTTTGTTGCAATCGAACGGATGTAAATCTACGTCGATTCTTCAGCTGGTGTCCCATTTGCCATTGCCAGAAGATTATGCCCAGCAGGAGCTTCGTCCCATCGTCAATCTACGcgtatatgaaaatatataa